One Watersipora subatra chromosome 4, tzWatSuba1.1, whole genome shotgun sequence genomic window carries:
- the LOC137394038 gene encoding EGF-containing fibulin-like extracellular matrix protein 1: MDNIEEYINECVRGHSCESDYLCVNVPGSFFCNCLPGYVKEGEACIDIDECTANMDTCSDICHNTNGSFECSCFSGASLKEDNVTCEVLVASGSLCGGEYNCSYACSNSTDGGEVCVCPRDKMVDPADNSTCIDFNECLNANDNACDASTGAQCQDLLDGYNCTCSIGYHLSETGFTCEKCSYGRYGEGCSQACGCADRAGRCDHIIGCTECRPGWTGDQCDYNLDECTFNDPCPDNFDLSGRALGFKLAVAISMSSSPSYGGILSSKILIAVVGQTHRQTNFGK, from the exons atggataacattgaggaat acaTAAATGAGTGTGTTAGAGGACACTCATGTGAGAGTGATTACCTGTGTGTCAACGTACCAGGCAGCTTCTTTTGCAACTGTCTCCCCGGTTATGTCAAGGAGGGTGAAGCTTGTATAGACATAG ACGAGTGTACTGCAAACATGGACACATGCAGTGATATCTGCCACAATACGAATGGCTCTTTCGAGTGCTCCTGCTTTTCTGGTGCCAGCCTTAAGGAGGATAATGTCACTTGTGAAGTTTTGGTTGCGTCAG GCTCATTGTGTGGCGGCGAGTATAATTGCAGCTATGCTTGCTCAAACAGCACAGATGGGGGTGAAGTTTGTGTTTGTCCTCGAGACAAGATGGTGGATCCAGCAGACAACTCTACTTGTATAG ATTTTAATGAGTGCCTAAACGCGAATGATAATGCATGTGACGCATCAACAGGAGCTCAATGTCAAGATCTATTAGATGGTTACAACTGCACCTGTAGCATTGGCTATCATCTATCTGAGACTGGCTTCACCTGTGAGA AGTGCTCATATGGGAGATATGGTGAGGGCTGCTCACAAGCATGCGGCTGCGCTGATCGGGCCGGCAGGTGTGACCACATTATTGGATGCACAGAGTGTAGACCTGGCTGGACAGGAGACCAGTGTGATTACAACTTGGATGAGTGCACCTTCAATGACCCATGCCCTGACAACTTTGAT ctcagtggtagagcgcttgGATTTAAACTTGCTGTTGCAATCTCCATGAGTTCAAGTCCATCATATGGTGGAATTCTcagttccaagattttaatagctgtagttGGACAAACACACAGACAGACGAACTTTGGGAAATAA
- the LOC137394037 gene encoding mucin-like protein, producing MLCRSSYSLSDTNPDKADESRSVLSVIKLMLSDSELLTGRDFMPVYAFVATWHQSVFFPSFWYGNYPGSPQQYVTYQAVVVTDGLQTFLMFLYPPGNEYTQINPNFFNPNIGTMQMGFKLPDSWFYSPDFSGTGLMGYISTLPSNTKVEGRWVFEVSKQIDPFASKCFNWALSTEVRSFRYSFLMWQSCPCNLALAFIDRRYFVTSTFGCLSSLTKAFGFYQMCCYDVFTWQLITHPSYAGYPTQHLKDLEPALFASNDQQHFDNCCKYSEYCGIYRQRRPVPTCFTYFPPRFAMGFGDPHIFTLDGFDYTYNPVGEFWMINSTEFKLQARMVQTVDESGELIQATQFQAVAMQSGTPDDLSDRIHVELNNKHFIIYKNDDSITSSLDKTRDSAVIPINGGIIRKVNDSITVVFDSGYSFTFSIKLATLNIESLAPDSANGTTRGLLGIFDGDQSNDMTDAYGNIVCVSDECTAQVIHEQFGETWRITDQESIFWYRSKAFNTDSYTNKDFKPVFLNQDEVDPDIKEACNGDVLCIYDSVATNSTELGLSTKQVFQTVIANVKELNNVPPFVKGPATINASINNNVTVMYTYGNQEGQNGTVTLNVTSMPEGAHVVHMDNTWMMTWSPTDFTPVTLSMFAVKVDLVENRQATSSQLNVGFRISPDCVNGSPQKFNRLAPGGNVNVLFRIVQCICDQGWEGERCDDDTDGCADNPCNNVNCTDVEAEVEQRTNVAFQCENVTCEEGFTKEFTNYCTDASGQRLEVIQDERLCRNTAKVEVKRTLIRFIKENLLQVTHVNYFSDGSGAQYKNYKNFANLCHHELDFNLTASWSSFATSHGKGLCDGIGGVVKSLATHHSKQLVKSRKERLLSAEQLYKYASESIAGVEVFYVPTEEVAEQAAILEPRFKAARRVIGGRD from the exons ATGCTGTGTCGGAGTTCATACAGTCTCTCAGACACTAATCCTGACAAAGCAGATGAGAGTCGTAGTGTCCTGTCAGTCATAAAACTTATGCTTAGTGATTCAGAGCTACTCACAGGACGGGATTTCATGCCTGTCTATGCATTTGTGGCTACATGGCATCAAAGTGTGTTCTTTCCATCCTTTTGGTACGGGAATTATCCGGGAAGTCCACAGCAG TATGTAACTTATCAGGCAGTGGTAGTAACAGATGGACTCCAGACATTCCTCATGTTTCTATATCCACCTGGAAATGAGTATACACAAATCAACCCTAATTTTTTCAACCCTAACATCGGCACTATGCAAATGGGCTTCAAACTTCCTGACAGCTGGTTCTATTCTCCAGACTTTTCTGGCACAGGTCTAATGGGTTATATATCAACATTGCCTTCCAATACCA AGGTTGAAGGACGATGGGTATTTGAGGTCTCAAAACAAATTGATCCATTCGCTTCCAAATGTTTCAACTGGGCCCTCTCTACAGAAGTGCGCAGTTTTCGGTATTCTTTTTTAATGTGGCAATCATGCCCTTGTAATCTCGCCTTAGCCTTCATCGATAGAAGATATTTCGTCACTTCAACTTTCGGCTGCCTCTCAAGTTTGACTAAAgcatttggattttatcag ATGTGTTGCTATGACGTGTTCACATGGCAGCTGATCACTCATCCTTCTTATGCTGGTTATCCTACTCAACATCTTAAAGACCTAGAGCCTGCACTGTTTGCAAGCAATGACCAGCAGCATTTTGACAATTGCTGCAAATACTCAGAATACTGTGGTATCTACAGGCAGCGCCGACCTGTTCCAACGTGTTTTACCTATTTCCCACCTCGGTTCG CCATGGGCTTTGGAGATCCCCATATCTTCACTTTGGATGGATTTGACTACACTTACAACCCAGTTGGAGAGTTTTGGATGATAAACTCTACAGAATTCAAGCTGCAGGCAAGGATGGTGCAGACCGTAGATGAATCTGGAGAATTGATTCAAGCGACACAGTTTCAAGCTGTGGCTATGCAGAGTGGGACACCTGATGACCTTAGTGACAGAATTCATGTTGAGCTCAACAACAAAC ACTTTATCATATACAAGAATGATGACTCTATCACATCATCGCTTGACAAGACACGGGATAGTGCTGTGATTCCGATCAATGGGGGCATCATCAGAAAGGTCAACGACTCCATCACTGTTGTCTTTGATTCTG GCTACTCCTTCACCTTTTCTATAAAGTTGGCTACGCTGAATATCGAGTCACTTGCACCCGATTCAGCCAATGGGACTACCAGAGGGCTACTAGGGATCTTTGATGGTGACCAGTCAAATGATATGACCGATGCTTATGGTAACATAGTCTGTGTTTCTGATGAGTGCACTGCGCAGGTCATACATGAACAGTTTGGAGAAACAT GGAGGATAACTGACCAGGAATCCATTTTCTGGTATCGAAGCAAAGCGTTTAATACGGATTCTTACACAAATAAGGACTTTAAGCCAGTTTTTTTGAACCAAGATGAAGTTGATCCCGACATAAAAGAAGCGTGTAACGGTGACGTACTTTGCATCTACGACTCAGTTGCCACCAACTCCACAGAACTCGGCTTAAGCACTAAACAGGTCTTCCAAACGGTCATAGCTAATGTAAAGGAGTTAA ATAATGTACCACCATTTGTGAAAGGACCAGCAACAATAAATGCAAGCATTAACAACAATGTGACAGTCATGTACACGTATGGCAACCAAGAAGGTCAAAACGGTACAGTGACACTGAATGTGACTAGTATGCCTGAGGGAGCTCACGTTGTTCATATGGATAACACCTGGATGATGACCTGGAGTCCTACTGATTTTACTCCAGTTACACTTAG cATGTTTGCTGTAAAGGTTGATTTGGTGGAAAACCGTCAAGCTACCTCCTCTCAACTTAATGTTGGCTTCCGTATCAGTCCAGACTGTGTTAATGGGTCTCCGCAAAAATTTAATCGTCTTGCCCCTGGTGGAAATGTGAATGTCCTTTTCCGTATCGTTCAGTGCATCTGTGACCAAGGCTGGGAAG GTGAGAGATGTGATGATGATACAGATGGTTGTGCGGACAATCCGTGCAACAATGTAAACTGCACAGATGTGGAAGCAGAGGTTGAGCAAAGAACAAACGTGGCATTTCAGTGTGAGAATGTCACATGTGAAGAAGGTTTCACCAAGGAGTTCACTAACTACTGCACCG atgcatcgggtcAGCGTCTAGAAGTCATACAAGATGAACGTCTTTgtcgaaatactgcaaaagtagaggtcaag agaacgctcatcagattcatCAAAGAAAATCTACttcaagtgactcatgtgaactatttcagtgatggatctggtgcccaatacaagaattacaagaactttgccaacttatgtcaccatgagcttgatttcaatcttacagcatcttggagctCCTTTGCCACCTCACATGGAAAAGGTCTGTGCGATGGGATTGGCGGGGTAGTCAAGAGTCTGGCCACCCATCACTCCAAGCAGCTAGTTAAGTCAAggaaagaaagactgctcagtgctgagcaactgtacaagtatgctagtGAAagcattgctggggtggaggtgttttatgtacccactgaAGAAGTCGCAGAACAAGCAGCGATTTTGGAACCAAGGTTCAAAGCAGCACGACGAGTCATTGGTGGTCGGGATTAG
- the LOC137394039 gene encoding latent-transforming growth factor beta-binding protein 2-like produces MVLSNQTETCQDINECTTGQSCSLKAECVNTPGSFTCSCLDGYTGDGVVCANINECALGVHNCATPLATCQDNLPGYSCMCEVGYSGDGKINGTGCIDDNECLELASACPVEHAICMNMIGSYICVCETFYFGDGNIACQDIDECANKTTNNCSTLVNGTETCINEEPLYRCDRECNTGYTLTEEDGTYSCVDIDECLEEADACPVAHTICENTIGSHVCVCEPFYFGDGDIACQDIDECANTTTNNCSTLINGTETCINEEPLYRCDRECNTGYTLTQEEGTYSCVDKNECLEEVDACPVEHTICENTIGSYICTCEPLYFGDGDIACQDIDECANTTTNNCSTLVNGNETCINEEPLYRCDRECNTGYTLTEEDGTYSCVDTNECELPGYCSGDHEFCENTEGSFNCMCDESYTRVGEDCVDINECLLPGKCDGDNRKCTNIEPGYICACYIGYTEPDCEKDNNYAFVNVEQTLDIPYNANWSDPHSAASISFQLEFEKTITALFNLSNFEGVNILMVEASDDGSTLTKVTYEVVYSERPYDLEQRIYHRLVFSNNSLEFNGQIVQDLKLLKFEGREWTCDDVICTNNFNCVLDTAKGYAYCDCSRLFSGYNCSTSVESDSDSFSNLLVLWISVGVVGFLLIVGLVVCAFYSILTKKKEFAEKSKVHRFRRGPPIFNPSTRLPAEAFNYQFPTASVRDTDSSSDSTVSRSTDLSGRVGTLAGFAPRWPKAFYSQLDDADSH; encoded by the exons ATGGTTTTGAGCAATCAAACAGAAACTTGTCAAGATATCAATGAATGTACAACAGGACAGTCATGCTCCTTGAAGGCCGAATGTGTGAACACACCTGGCTCCTTTACGTGCAGCTGTCTAGATGGCTATACCGGAGATGGAGTTGTCTGTGCTA ATATAAATGAGTGCGCTCTTGGTGTACACAACTGTGCCACACCCTTAGCCACCTGCCAAGATAACCTACCTGGATACAGTTGTATGTGTGAAGTTGGTTACAGTGGTGATGGAAAAATAAATGGGACTGGCTGCATTGATGACAATGAAT GTTTGGAACTGGCTAGTGCCTGCCCAGTGGAGCACGCCATCTGTATGAATATGATTGGCTCATATATATGTGTCTGTGAGACATTCTACTTTGGTGATGGAAATATTGCATGTCAAGATATTGATGAATGTGCAAATAAAACCACTAACAACTGTTCAACCCTGGTAAATGGAACTGAG ACTTGTATAAATGAAGAGCCTCTTTACCGATGTGATAGAGAGTGTAACACAGGCTACACCCTCACTGAGGAAGATGGGACCTACTCATGTGTTGATATAGATGAAT GTTTGGAAGAGGCTGATGCCTGCCCAGTGGCTCACACCATCTGTGAGAATACGATTGGCTCACATGTATGTGTCTGTGAGCCATTCTACTTTGGTGATGGAGACATTGCGTGTCAAGATATTGATGAATGTGCAAATACAACCACTAACAACTGTTCAACCCTGATAAATGGAACTGAG ACTTGTATAAACGAAGAGCCTCTTTACCGATGTGATAGAGAGTGTAATACAGGCTACACCCTCACTCAAGAAGAAGGGACCTACTCGTGTGTCGACAAAAATGAAT GTTTGGAAGAGGTCGATGCCTGCCCAGTGGAGCACACCATCTGTGAGAATACAATTGGCTCATATATATGTACTTGTGAGCCATTATACTTTGGTGATGGAGACATTGCGTGTCAAGATATTGATGAATGTGCAAATACAACCACTAACAACTGTTCAACTCTGGTAAATGGAAATGAG ACTTGTATAAATGAAGAGCCTCTTTACCGATGTGATAGAGAGTGTAACACAGGCTACACCCTCACTGAGGAAGATGGGACCTACTCATGCGTTGATACAAATGAATGTGAACTTCCAGGCTATTGTTCAGGGGATCATGAATTCTGTGAGAACACTGAAG GTTCATTTAATTGCATGTGCGATGAATCATACACAAGGGTTGGCGAAGACTGTGTAGATATCAATGAATGTTTATTACCTGGCAAGTGTGATGGAGACAACCGAAAATGTACCAATATAGAACCAGGATATATCTGTGCCTGTTATATTGGCTACACGGAACCTGACTGTGAGAAAGACAACAATT ATGCATTTGTGAATGTGGAACAGACTCTTGACATACCGTACAATGCCAACTGGAGTGATCCTCATTCCGCTGCATCTATCTCATTTCAACTTGAATTTGAGAAGACCATCACTGCTCTTTTTAACCTTTCCAATTTTGAGGGAGTGAATATTCTAATGGTTGAGGC AAGCGATGATGGCTCAACACTCACAAAAGTTACCTATGAAGTTGTTTACTCCGAACGACCGTATGATTTAGAGCAGCGAATCTATCATCGTCTTGTCTTCAGCAACAACTCTCTTGAGTTTAATGGGCAGATCGTGCAAGATCTGAAACTGCTAAAGTTTG AAGGAAGAGAGTGGACTTGTGATGATGTTATATGCACTAATAACTTCAACTGCGTGCTGGATACAGCTAAAGGCTATGCGTACTGTGATTGCTCACGCCTATTCTCAGGCTACAATTGCTCAACAAGTGTTGAATCAGACTCAGATTCATTCA GCAATTTGCTTGTGCTGTGGATCTCGGTGGGTGTTGTGGGATTTTTGCTGATTGTCGGGCTGGTGGTCTGCGCATTCTATTCTATTCTGACGAAGAagaaagaatttgctgaaaaatC AAAAGTACACAGGTTTCGTAGAGGACCACCGATATTCAACCCGAGCACTCGACTTCCTGCCGAGGCGTTTAACTACCAGTTCCCTACTGCAAGTGTGCGAGATACAGATTCTAGTAGCGATTCTACGGTATCACGCTCGACAGACCTAT CTGGAAGAGTTGGGACTTTAGCAGGCTTTGCACCAAGATGGCCAAAAGCTTTCTATTCACAGCTAGATGATGCTGATAGTCACTAG